The Vibrio gallaecicus genome contains a region encoding:
- a CDS encoding MalY/PatB family protein → MFKAFTNNPTAANKFIKHDSDMLSQVYGSDEVTPYWIADMEFPIASPITQAMQHLVSRETYSYEFDSETVFAGISAWNKKRHGLTLDMKSFVQVPGVLSAIALLIREFTEKGEGVLIQTPVYHQFRRLIESADRTAISNTLKIENDRYVMDYEAFENQLRDENVKMVLLCNPHNPVGRVWSKHELEKMVEIAEKTQTLIVSDEVHGDIVFDGADFTSIASFDYENTITIIGSPAKNFGLNSISNGYIYTTNSELKDVIKATVASMSLDHGNAFTTYATIAAYQHGEEWFNQFVEYTQNNRDWIMDFISQHMPHVKVFKPEGTNQIWFDFTGLGLETGELKTLLVNDAKMALTPGTWFGEPDANFYRMNFAAPLEQIQASLELLKSAVINLNK, encoded by the coding sequence ATGTTTAAAGCCTTTACAAACAACCCAACCGCCGCAAATAAATTTATCAAACACGATAGCGATATGCTAAGCCAAGTTTACGGCTCAGATGAAGTTACTCCATATTGGATTGCAGATATGGAGTTTCCAATTGCTTCTCCAATCACTCAAGCTATGCAGCATTTGGTAAGCCGCGAGACTTATTCCTATGAGTTTGACTCAGAGACCGTATTTGCAGGGATCTCTGCTTGGAATAAAAAGCGTCATGGTTTGACGCTTGACATGAAATCGTTTGTTCAAGTGCCAGGTGTACTAAGTGCGATTGCATTACTCATTCGTGAGTTCACTGAAAAAGGCGAAGGGGTACTTATCCAGACTCCGGTTTATCATCAGTTTCGACGCTTAATTGAATCAGCAGACAGAACCGCTATTAGTAATACGCTAAAAATCGAGAATGATCGTTATGTGATGGATTATGAAGCTTTTGAGAACCAGCTTCGTGACGAAAACGTGAAAATGGTACTGCTATGTAACCCTCATAATCCTGTAGGTCGCGTTTGGTCAAAACACGAACTTGAAAAAATGGTAGAGATTGCTGAGAAAACTCAAACACTCATTGTGAGTGACGAGGTGCATGGCGATATCGTCTTTGACGGAGCAGATTTCACTAGCATCGCTTCTTTTGATTACGAAAACACCATCACAATTATTGGCTCGCCAGCAAAGAACTTTGGTCTTAATAGTATTTCGAATGGCTATATTTACACTACAAACAGTGAATTAAAAGATGTAATTAAAGCAACGGTTGCTTCAATGTCGCTTGACCACGGTAATGCATTTACTACTTACGCAACGATAGCCGCATATCAACACGGAGAAGAGTGGTTCAACCAATTTGTTGAATACACACAAAACAACCGTGACTGGATTATGGACTTTATTTCACAGCATATGCCACATGTGAAAGTGTTTAAGCCAGAAGGTACTAACCAAATATGGTTTGATTTTACTGGCTTGGGCCTAGAAACCGGAGAGCTCAAAACATTACTAGTGAATGATGCAAAAATGGCATTAACACCGGGAACCTGGTTCGGCGAACCAGACGCCAACTTCTACCGCATGAACTTTGCTGCACCTCTGGAGCAAATTCAAGCATCATTGGAGTTACTGAAAAGTGCGGTTATAAATTTGAATAAGTAA
- a CDS encoding nuclear transport factor 2 family protein, whose protein sequence is MSLLIEQTKYLYQVVDQKDVHALMALLHDDVSFHFSNAEPVVGKPAVEAVNAAFFASIKSMTHTFSGIYVNEDTVACEGKVDYVRMNGSAHVAKFATFLSFKQGLIHQYKIFADVSEL, encoded by the coding sequence ATGTCACTATTAATCGAACAGACCAAATATCTATATCAAGTCGTCGACCAAAAGGATGTTCACGCCTTAATGGCATTACTGCATGATGACGTGTCGTTTCATTTTTCGAACGCGGAGCCAGTAGTTGGGAAGCCAGCCGTCGAAGCAGTTAACGCTGCGTTCTTTGCGTCAATCAAATCAATGACGCATACATTTTCTGGGATTTACGTAAATGAAGATACGGTTGCGTGTGAGGGGAAAGTTGATTATGTACGCATGAATGGCAGCGCACATGTCGCCAAGTTTGCGACCTTCTTATCTTTCAAGCAGGGCTTGATACATCAATATAAAATCTTCGCGGATGTCTCTGAATTGTAA
- a CDS encoding DMT family transporter gives MKSLIKPLTVRMHLNDIGRQFQSPLYVVSIGSLVAVNFALAKYSVTIGIPPIDVAIIPMAGAAILLMTLLVIRGQLNLTALVHYRYYLWAGLLGVAIPNLASTYALQSLNTSTFSVLVTLSPIFTLLFTLPFQGSSLTWRKVLGIMIGFIAALSVTLSPQMNTSSPWSALAIALLVPIFLAAGNVYRSRAFPPLANPIVLAAGMLTLQSMIWLPFTQAVEGELISNGTGVLALMASLSALSYLLTFRFQRITDGLGFSQVGNVVTVVGVSIGISWYGEPLTLQLIAAVILLLVSLYLFNHAKS, from the coding sequence ATGAAATCACTGATAAAACCGTTAACGGTAAGAATGCATCTGAATGATATTGGTCGGCAATTTCAGTCTCCGTTATATGTGGTCAGCATTGGCAGCCTTGTTGCCGTAAATTTTGCATTAGCCAAATATTCTGTGACCATTGGTATTCCACCAATTGATGTCGCAATAATACCGATGGCAGGTGCTGCTATATTGTTAATGACGTTATTGGTGATTAGAGGTCAGCTCAACCTAACGGCATTGGTGCATTACCGTTATTATCTTTGGGCTGGCTTACTGGGTGTCGCAATCCCAAATCTTGCGTCGACCTATGCCCTGCAATCACTCAATACCAGTACGTTCAGTGTACTCGTTACTTTGTCGCCTATCTTTACCTTGCTGTTCACCTTACCTTTTCAAGGTTCCTCACTAACCTGGCGAAAAGTGCTCGGAATCATGATTGGGTTCATTGCCGCACTCTCTGTAACTTTGTCACCACAAATGAACACTTCATCTCCTTGGTCAGCGCTGGCTATTGCGCTACTCGTACCCATATTTTTGGCTGCTGGTAATGTCTATCGCAGTCGCGCGTTTCCTCCTCTTGCCAATCCAATTGTTCTGGCTGCTGGGATGCTGACACTTCAGAGCATGATATGGCTTCCGTTTACACAGGCGGTTGAAGGTGAATTAATTTCAAACGGAACTGGCGTACTTGCACTCATGGCAAGCTTATCGGCACTCAGTTATTTACTGACGTTTCGTTTTCAACGGATCACAGATGGGCTGGGCTTTAGCCAAGTGGGAAATGTGGTGACTGTGGTTGGTGTATCCATTGGGATCTCGTGGTATGGCGAGCCATTAACGCTGCAATTGATCGCGGCAGTCATTCTGTTGTTGGTAAGCCTGTACTTATTTAATCACGCTAAATCTTAA
- a CDS encoding LysR family transcriptional regulator, with the protein MQHLDAIPYFLAVVKHSSFAGAARELGVSRSAVNKRVIQLESSLGVRLLHRTTRQVSLTESGEQFYDHLTKANYWLQKAEDAATSQQDQAIGTLRVNAPMSFGRLVLAPLIPQFLKRYPHIHIDMTMDDGYVDIVEGGYDIAIRAGDLNDSSLVAKRLTSVRSVICASPTYFNESGLSTPTEIGELSTYNALLYRHASESAEWFFGHQDQVTSVVVKGNYRVNNSEALLCATIAGLGIARLPDFIANAPIQSGQLLPLLPNYLMPEKNVYALFPERDPMPLKLRLFIDFLAAELNDR; encoded by the coding sequence ATGCAGCACTTAGACGCTATTCCTTATTTCCTTGCGGTGGTAAAGCATTCAAGCTTTGCGGGCGCAGCGCGTGAACTGGGCGTGTCACGTTCGGCAGTCAACAAACGGGTGATCCAATTAGAGTCAAGCCTTGGAGTGCGTTTGCTGCACCGCACTACACGGCAAGTATCGCTTACTGAATCCGGTGAGCAGTTTTATGATCACCTCACCAAAGCAAATTATTGGCTGCAAAAAGCTGAAGATGCAGCAACCAGTCAACAGGATCAGGCAATTGGCACATTGCGGGTTAATGCGCCAATGTCTTTTGGTCGTCTTGTATTAGCCCCTCTCATCCCACAGTTTCTTAAACGCTATCCTCATATTCACATCGACATGACGATGGATGATGGTTACGTTGATATTGTCGAAGGCGGGTATGATATAGCGATTCGAGCAGGGGATTTAAATGACTCGAGTTTAGTGGCAAAGCGATTAACCAGCGTCCGTAGCGTCATCTGCGCTTCTCCTACGTATTTTAATGAGAGTGGTTTATCTACGCCAACCGAGATCGGTGAACTCAGTACGTATAACGCTTTGCTTTATCGTCATGCATCTGAGAGTGCCGAGTGGTTTTTTGGTCACCAAGATCAAGTGACCAGTGTTGTTGTAAAAGGAAATTACCGAGTCAACAACAGCGAGGCATTACTGTGTGCGACCATCGCAGGGCTTGGGATTGCTAGGCTCCCCGACTTTATCGCCAATGCCCCAATTCAGTCGGGACAATTACTGCCTTTGTTGCCTAACTATTTAATGCCAGAGAAAAATGTCTATGCTTTGTTTCCCGAGCGAGACCCTATGCCACTCAAATTACGATTGTTCATCGATTTCCTTGCAGCTGAGCTCAATGACCGTTGA
- a CDS encoding fructose-specific PTS transporter subunit EIIC: MDITDIIEPEIICLDLKADSKQAVFEELVELLDRAGKLSSKSEFLDDIWKREAIGNTGFDDGIAIPHAKSCAVAKPAVAVGISRSGIDYGADGGELSDVFFMLASPDNNDDHHIEVLAQISTKLIEDDFVTKLKAVESVEEAQELFLEANSESFDSYASNHQEAYSEPLSPWAQSLNRLKEHLLYGTSHMIPFVVAGGVLLSLSVMISGHGAVPESGVLADIAQMGIAGLTLFTAILGGYIAYSMADKPGLAPGMIGSWVAVDQYNTGFLGAIVVGFFAGFVVNLLKKIKLPDSMISLSSIFIYPLVGTFVTCGAVMWVIGSPIAQVMLEMNQMLTGMAGSGKMLLGSILGAMTAFDMGGPINKVATLFAQTQVNTQPWLMGGVGIAICTPPLGMALATFISPKKFKRDEREAGKAAGIMGMIGISEGAIPFAAADPARVLPAVVAGGIVGNVVGFMFHVLNHAPWGGWIVLPVVDGKIGYIIGTLAGALTTALIVILLKKNVVESDERLYQSLGGSVTEEGQADVLAITSCPSGVAHTFLAAKSLEKAAHHLGVRIKVETQGANGVDNRITQRDIEKARLVIFAHDVAIKEVERFANVKTLDVSTKEAMLNAQALIMRKI; encoded by the coding sequence ATGGACATCACTGACATTATAGAGCCGGAGATTATCTGTCTGGATTTAAAGGCAGACTCTAAACAAGCGGTATTTGAAGAGCTTGTTGAACTGCTTGATCGTGCTGGCAAACTCTCCAGTAAAAGTGAATTCCTTGATGATATTTGGAAGCGTGAGGCGATTGGCAACACCGGCTTTGATGATGGAATTGCGATTCCACATGCGAAAAGTTGTGCCGTAGCGAAACCTGCTGTCGCGGTGGGTATCAGCCGTTCTGGTATTGATTATGGTGCAGACGGTGGAGAACTGTCTGATGTGTTCTTCATGCTCGCTTCTCCTGACAACAATGATGACCATCATATCGAGGTGTTGGCTCAGATCTCGACCAAACTGATTGAAGATGACTTTGTTACAAAATTAAAGGCAGTTGAGTCGGTGGAAGAGGCTCAAGAGCTGTTTCTCGAAGCTAATTCTGAATCCTTCGATAGCTATGCCTCAAATCATCAAGAAGCGTACAGCGAGCCTCTAAGCCCTTGGGCTCAATCACTTAATCGTCTCAAAGAACATCTCTTATACGGCACGTCACATATGATCCCATTCGTGGTCGCGGGTGGTGTGCTTTTGTCTCTGTCGGTGATGATCTCTGGTCACGGCGCTGTGCCTGAAAGTGGCGTTCTGGCTGACATCGCACAAATGGGTATTGCGGGTTTAACTTTGTTTACTGCCATACTTGGTGGTTACATCGCGTATTCAATGGCAGATAAGCCGGGTTTGGCGCCCGGTATGATTGGTTCTTGGGTCGCTGTGGATCAATATAATACTGGTTTCCTCGGTGCGATAGTGGTTGGTTTTTTTGCGGGCTTTGTGGTCAATTTACTCAAGAAAATCAAACTACCAGACAGTATGATCTCGCTGAGTTCGATCTTTATTTATCCGCTTGTGGGCACCTTTGTTACGTGTGGTGCTGTGATGTGGGTGATTGGCTCGCCGATTGCCCAAGTGATGCTTGAGATGAACCAAATGCTTACTGGCATGGCAGGATCAGGAAAAATGTTATTAGGCAGTATTCTAGGTGCGATGACGGCCTTTGATATGGGCGGTCCGATCAACAAAGTCGCGACGCTGTTTGCCCAAACTCAGGTGAATACTCAACCATGGCTAATGGGCGGCGTCGGAATTGCGATTTGTACGCCACCCTTGGGTATGGCATTGGCGACTTTCATCTCTCCAAAGAAGTTTAAACGAGATGAACGCGAAGCAGGAAAAGCCGCAGGAATCATGGGTATGATCGGAATAAGTGAAGGTGCGATTCCTTTTGCCGCCGCTGACCCTGCGCGCGTTCTACCGGCTGTTGTAGCTGGTGGTATTGTTGGTAACGTAGTCGGCTTTATGTTCCATGTATTGAACCATGCCCCTTGGGGCGGCTGGATTGTTCTGCCTGTGGTTGATGGAAAGATTGGCTATATCATCGGGACATTAGCAGGGGCTCTAACGACAGCTCTAATAGTGATATTACTGAAAAAGAACGTGGTCGAAAGCGATGAGCGTTTGTACCAATCCCTAGGCGGTTCGGTGACGGAAGAAGGGCAAGCCGATGTACTTGCGATTACTTCTTGCCCATCAGGTGTCGCGCACACTTTTCTCGCGGCAAAGTCTTTGGAAAAGGCGGCTCATCATCTTGGAGTTCGAATTAAAGTTGAAACACAAGGTGCCAATGGAGTAGACAATCGCATTACGCAGAGGGACATTGAAAAGGCAAGGTTGGTGATCTTTGCCCACGATGTGGCGATTAAAGAGGTCGAACGCTTTGCGAACGTTAAAACCTTAGATGTCAGCACCAAAGAAGCGATGCTCAATGCACAGGCCTTGATTATGAGGAAAATCTAA
- a CDS encoding PTS fructose transporter subunit IIB, protein MRIVAVTACPTGIAHTYMAADALNKTAPKFNVSIKVETQGAMGIENLLSAQDIALADKVLIVSDIDIEQPDRFETSKTIFVPMEEVLLSVDKVFIKYCRDIKSNRA, encoded by the coding sequence ATGAGAATTGTAGCGGTAACTGCGTGCCCTACAGGCATTGCGCACACCTATATGGCAGCTGATGCACTAAATAAAACTGCCCCTAAATTCAACGTTTCAATTAAGGTTGAGACACAGGGGGCTATGGGTATTGAAAACCTACTATCTGCACAGGACATTGCCCTCGCGGACAAAGTATTGATCGTCTCTGATATCGATATCGAACAGCCAGACCGATTTGAAACCTCTAAAACCATATTTGTCCCAATGGAAGAGGTACTACTGAGCGTGGATAAAGTCTTTATTAAGTATTGTCGCGACATAAAAAGCAATCGAGCCTAA
- a CDS encoding PTS sugar transporter subunit IIA has protein sequence MNEYQITFFVNDPAENSHVAQPLTRLAKKFKSNIRIINITQNRTADLSQSVAMLQVGLLRGDLCQITAVGIDAELACFVLKDVIAEHYDMVGSQVNHEFSNDLIQRMPQICPPCDIKWHHAKAQTQLTKFECLKGLAHLVYPEDPDELILAFIKREERSSTCVSPGIALPHVMFESTQDLSIAVIVSDSPIDWASQIGQVHVAIALVLPTRPQREHIVAATNLTRNLLHDQVNERLQKTRSSVDLQALLMYISSRLL, from the coding sequence ATGAATGAATATCAGATTACCTTCTTCGTTAACGATCCTGCCGAGAATTCACACGTCGCGCAGCCTCTTACTCGCTTAGCGAAGAAGTTCAAAAGCAACATCCGCATTATCAACATCACTCAAAACCGAACTGCTGATCTGTCCCAATCTGTTGCGATGTTACAAGTAGGCTTACTTCGTGGAGATTTGTGTCAGATCACCGCCGTTGGTATTGATGCAGAGTTGGCGTGTTTTGTATTAAAAGACGTGATTGCTGAGCATTACGACATGGTTGGCTCTCAAGTGAACCATGAATTTTCTAACGATTTAATCCAGCGTATGCCGCAGATTTGCCCACCTTGTGACATCAAATGGCACCATGCCAAAGCACAAACTCAACTGACCAAATTTGAATGCTTAAAAGGGCTTGCTCATTTGGTTTATCCAGAAGACCCAGATGAACTGATTCTGGCGTTTATTAAGCGAGAGGAACGTTCGTCGACGTGTGTATCACCTGGAATTGCTTTACCTCATGTGATGTTTGAGTCGACTCAAGATCTCTCTATTGCTGTTATCGTCAGTGACAGCCCAATTGATTGGGCATCGCAGATAGGTCAAGTGCATGTTGCCATCGCACTCGTTCTTCCAACAAGACCGCAACGCGAACATATTGTAGCTGCCACCAATTTAACGAGAAATCTACTCCACGATCAGGTAAATGAGCGCCTGCAAAAAACCAGAAGCAGTGTCGATTTACAAGCGCTGCTGATGTATATCTCATCTCGCTTGCTTTAA
- a CDS encoding helix-turn-helix transcriptional regulator, whose translation MIFHDLISSVLNEREPLHNIWFAGDFHTPSACSYQVNFPRLELVLDGEYVNEMESHDRKITNVIAKAGDAIFIPPNCWNKPNWDTDCSVLSMLFGRRQLGLSLVSKRKGEESFYDIQKHSIQTRSGFAIDNILEALSSLARESNKQPMDELLLQALLQYSKTMLEAPVEKSHSRVQDVYQGICIYIQENFHRQITRDSIASRFSISSNHLSRMFRQQGHMTLAEYITRVRVDRAKFMLKKYNFKLNEVAVRCGFKDVNYFCRVFKNRTGRTPTEYRGSI comes from the coding sequence ATGATATTTCATGACTTAATTTCCTCAGTGTTAAATGAGCGTGAGCCATTGCATAACATCTGGTTTGCTGGAGATTTTCATACGCCATCAGCGTGTAGCTATCAGGTGAATTTTCCGCGCTTAGAGCTGGTGCTTGATGGAGAGTATGTCAATGAAATGGAAAGCCATGACCGCAAAATCACAAATGTCATAGCCAAAGCTGGAGACGCGATTTTTATTCCGCCTAACTGTTGGAACAAACCGAATTGGGACACGGACTGCTCGGTATTGAGTATGTTGTTTGGTCGTCGTCAGCTGGGTTTAAGTTTGGTGAGTAAGCGCAAAGGCGAGGAGAGCTTTTATGATATTCAAAAGCACAGTATTCAGACTCGATCTGGGTTCGCGATTGATAACATTTTGGAGGCGCTCAGCTCATTAGCGAGAGAGAGCAACAAGCAACCTATGGACGAGTTATTGCTGCAAGCTTTACTTCAATACAGCAAGACGATGTTAGAAGCACCCGTCGAAAAATCTCATAGCCGGGTGCAGGATGTGTATCAGGGTATTTGTATCTATATTCAAGAGAACTTCCACCGTCAAATCACTCGAGATAGCATTGCTTCGCGCTTTAGTATTTCATCCAACCATTTGTCGCGTATGTTTCGCCAACAAGGTCATATGACGCTGGCTGAATATATCACCCGCGTGCGAGTTGACCGCGCCAAGTTCATGCTCAAGAAGTACAATTTCAAGCTTAATGAAGTGGCAGTACGTTGTGGCTTTAAGGATGTGAATTACTTCTGTCGAGTATTTAAAAATCGAACTGGAAGAACACCAACTGAATACAGAGGTTCTATTTAG
- a CDS encoding PTS fructose transporter subunit IIABC gives MITTLINQDLIKLSLSATSKEEVFKELIDVLYAQGRISDKAQFLADIKAREEQGNTGFEEGIALPHAKSSAVIKPAVVIGVHKQGIEYGADDGQPSKLFFMIASPDGGDNHHIEVLAELSSKLIEEGFIENFMNAGSEQEALELLLRKPEPSATETNVEKQGFIIGVTGCPAGVAHTYLAAEALEKGAAALGYDIKVETNGSIGVKNSPTQEEIERADAIVVACDKQVDMARFVGKRVISTNVKAPIKDAQGLIKQALSAPSYQAEQTPNNQSVAEKASQARSDLYRYLMNGVSHMIPFVVTGGLLIALALAIGGQPSESGMAIPAGSMWNQILEVGVVAFTLMIPILAGYIAYAIADRPALTPGLIGGWIANNGSFYGADAGTGFIGAIIAGLLVGYFVKWITSFNYHKFVQPLVPIMIAPITGSLFIAGLFIFVIGAPIAGLMDALTALLTSMSTGNVVLLGIVLGGMAGFDMGGPFNKVAFLFSVGMIASGQTQFMGAMACAIPVAPLGMAIATRLGRKFDLFESSEIEAGKAAGAMGLVGISEGAIPFAAQDPMSVIPANVLGSMTAAVMAFSFGITNSVAHGGPVVALLGAMNYPMLALLCMASGAGVTAVTCIALKNLRKAKLMTAAA, from the coding sequence ATGATCACGACATTGATCAATCAAGATTTGATTAAGCTTTCGCTTAGCGCCACTTCAAAAGAAGAAGTTTTTAAAGAGCTGATAGATGTGCTTTACGCGCAAGGTAGAATTTCAGACAAAGCGCAATTTCTTGCCGATATTAAGGCAAGAGAAGAACAAGGTAATACAGGATTTGAAGAAGGTATTGCCCTGCCACACGCAAAAAGCAGCGCGGTTATCAAACCAGCCGTTGTTATCGGCGTTCACAAACAGGGTATCGAGTACGGCGCAGATGATGGTCAGCCATCAAAGCTGTTCTTTATGATTGCCTCTCCAGATGGTGGCGATAATCACCATATAGAAGTACTGGCAGAGCTATCTTCAAAACTGATTGAAGAAGGTTTTATCGAAAACTTCATGAATGCAGGCTCTGAACAAGAAGCTTTGGAACTACTGCTTAGAAAGCCTGAACCATCCGCAACCGAAACTAACGTTGAGAAGCAAGGCTTCATCATAGGTGTGACAGGCTGCCCAGCTGGCGTTGCACACACTTACTTAGCAGCCGAAGCACTAGAGAAAGGCGCTGCGGCTCTTGGCTACGATATTAAGGTCGAAACCAACGGTTCAATTGGTGTTAAAAACAGCCCGACTCAAGAAGAGATCGAACGTGCAGATGCGATTGTGGTGGCTTGTGACAAACAAGTCGACATGGCTCGCTTTGTCGGAAAACGCGTCATCAGCACCAACGTAAAAGCGCCAATCAAAGACGCACAAGGCTTAATTAAACAAGCACTCAGTGCGCCAAGCTACCAAGCAGAACAAACACCGAACAACCAATCTGTCGCAGAAAAAGCCTCACAAGCGCGTTCAGACCTTTACCGCTACTTGATGAATGGCGTATCTCACATGATCCCATTCGTGGTAACGGGCGGTCTTTTGATTGCGCTTGCACTGGCAATTGGCGGCCAGCCAAGTGAATCCGGCATGGCGATTCCAGCTGGCAGTATGTGGAACCAAATTCTAGAAGTGGGTGTGGTTGCCTTCACATTGATGATCCCAATTTTGGCTGGCTACATTGCTTACGCGATTGCCGACCGCCCTGCCCTAACCCCAGGTTTGATTGGCGGTTGGATTGCGAACAACGGCTCTTTCTACGGCGCAGATGCTGGTACGGGTTTCATTGGAGCGATCATCGCAGGTCTATTGGTAGGTTACTTCGTTAAATGGATCACCTCGTTTAACTACCACAAGTTCGTTCAACCGCTTGTGCCTATCATGATCGCTCCAATCACTGGGTCTCTATTCATCGCGGGTCTGTTCATCTTTGTGATTGGCGCACCTATCGCTGGGCTAATGGATGCTCTTACTGCACTGCTAACTAGCATGAGCACTGGCAACGTGGTTCTACTTGGCATCGTATTGGGTGGTATGGCCGGTTTTGATATGGGCGGTCCATTCAACAAGGTGGCGTTCCTATTCTCGGTCGGCATGATTGCCAGCGGTCAAACTCAATTCATGGGTGCGATGGCGTGTGCAATCCCTGTGGCTCCACTAGGCATGGCTATCGCAACCAGACTTGGCCGCAAGTTCGACCTATTCGAATCTTCTGAAATTGAAGCGGGTAAGGCTGCTGGAGCAATGGGCTTGGTGGGTATCTCTGAAGGTGCGATTCCTTTCGCCGCTCAAGACCCAATGTCGGTTATCCCTGCCAACGTGCTTGGTTCAATGACTGCAGCGGTTATGGCGTTCTCATTCGGCATCACCAACAGCGTTGCTCACGGTGGCCCCGTTGTGGCTCTACTAGGCGCAATGAATTACCCAATGCTGGCTCTTCTGTGCATGGCATCCGGTGCGGGTGTGACTGCTGTTACTTGTATCGCGCTTAAAAACCTACGCAAAGCCAAGCTAATGACAGCAGCGGCTTAA
- the manA gene encoding mannose-6-phosphate isomerase, class I, whose product MSDFSLANDSFVQRFFYPMTNVIQNYAWGSPSSFSQLFGIDNQSGEPQAEIWMGAHPNGCSMVTNNGQQTTLSSLISQNLNLFLSEKVARRFGELPYLFKVLAAEKALSVQVHPNKQQAESGYALEEQQGIPMTAGNRNYKDANHKPELVYALTDYTAMNGFRAINEILEHFQYLDIPELHSMVNDLTGDQTPNGLASFFASLLSLEGEQKGMSLTMLLMKAKLSDAPVFQLISELEEQYPGDVGLFAPLLLNVITLKPGQAMYLDAETPHAYIKGTGLEIMANSDNVLRAGLTPKYMDVNELVSCTRFNEKPADRLLLSPIEQGDVMEYQIPVEDFKFSIVQNSHQRKITTEGAEILLPLDESMLLTHPCGETCVIEKGQSVFIPAYAESYKLDCIGRVARAYS is encoded by the coding sequence ATGTCTGATTTTTCTTTAGCGAACGACTCGTTCGTACAACGCTTCTTTTACCCTATGACCAACGTAATTCAAAACTACGCCTGGGGTAGCCCTTCTTCGTTTAGCCAATTGTTTGGTATTGATAACCAGTCTGGTGAACCGCAAGCGGAAATATGGATGGGCGCTCACCCCAACGGTTGCTCGATGGTGACTAATAACGGGCAACAAACCACACTGTCGAGTCTAATCTCTCAAAACTTGAATCTGTTTCTTAGTGAAAAAGTGGCACGTCGATTTGGAGAACTTCCTTATCTGTTTAAGGTGCTAGCAGCAGAGAAAGCGCTGTCTGTGCAAGTTCATCCAAACAAGCAGCAAGCGGAATCTGGATATGCTCTGGAAGAGCAACAAGGTATTCCTATGACGGCGGGAAACCGTAATTACAAAGATGCCAATCACAAGCCAGAGCTGGTTTACGCATTAACCGACTACACGGCGATGAACGGCTTTAGAGCGATTAATGAGATCCTTGAGCATTTCCAATACCTCGACATTCCAGAGCTGCATTCAATGGTCAACGACTTAACGGGCGACCAAACTCCCAATGGGTTAGCAAGCTTCTTCGCGAGCTTGTTGTCTTTGGAGGGCGAGCAAAAAGGAATGTCACTTACCATGTTGCTTATGAAGGCTAAGCTTTCTGATGCACCCGTATTCCAGTTAATCTCAGAGTTGGAAGAGCAATATCCCGGTGATGTGGGTTTATTCGCCCCACTGCTACTCAACGTGATCACTCTAAAACCTGGGCAAGCTATGTATCTGGATGCTGAAACACCGCACGCCTACATAAAAGGCACCGGCTTAGAAATTATGGCGAACTCAGACAATGTGCTTCGCGCAGGGTTAACGCCTAAATATATGGACGTGAATGAGCTAGTCTCTTGTACTCGATTTAATGAAAAGCCTGCAGATAGGTTGCTACTAAGCCCGATTGAGCAAGGTGATGTAATGGAATACCAGATTCCAGTGGAGGACTTTAAGTTCTCTATTGTTCAAAACTCTCATCAAAGGAAAATCACCACAGAGGGTGCAGAGATCTTGCTACCGCTCGATGAATCTATGCTGCTCACTCACCCATGCGGCGAAACCTGCGTGATAGAAAAAGGTCAGTCAGTTTTCATTCCCGCTTATGCTGAGAGCTACAAACTGGATTGTATTGGACGTGTCGCACGCGCTTACAGTTAA